The genomic DNA ATTGTTTTCGGTTCATGATATTTCTCCCTTCATTTAGTTTACATAACAAAATTATAATTAACTTTTATGTCACTATTTGTCGGTAAGTCGATATCCTTTGTCGAATCGTTGATATATTGAAAAAATCGTTGATATATTTTAAGTTATGATAGATATATTTGAAAAATCGTTGATATATTTTAAGTTATGATAGATATATTTGAAAAATCGTTGATATATTATGATTGGCTTACTTTCCCTTAAACCCTCGATATAAAGCAGTCCGTAATTCTTGTTTGTATTCTTCAATTTCTGGCATATCGAGTTCTTCTGCTAGTCTGATGGCTAGTTCAATATCATACGGTACTCGTACGAGTTGAATAGAAAAGCTCGCTGCTTCTTTTTCATTGTAAGTTCCTTCAAATATTAAATAGGAAGCTTGTGTTATTTCAAGTGGGTTTCCTACGCTACCGGCATTACATAACGTTTTCCCTCTGAAATTTTGAACGAACGCTTGGTGAACGTCACCGTAACAAACGACATCTGGTTTTCTTTCCCCTTCTATATTCTCTGTGAGCTCACTATTTTCGAACATACTAATACGCTCTTCTCTTGAGGCATGTGGTTGAATTCTTTCATATAAACTTCTCGGTGAAGCGTGGAACATACGGATCAGTTTGCCGCTCATAAAAAATTCGATTGAAAATGGTAAGCTTCTTAAATAGTCATTTTGTTCTTCCGATAATTGTTTTTGATGCCATTTTAACGTTTCAAATTCAGTCGGTTTTGTAATGAAATCATCCCAGTTCCCCATTACAACTCCTTCACATTCTTTACGAATGATTTCAATCACTTCGCTAGAATGAGGACCTTTTCCGACTAAATCTCCAAGACACACGACGCGCTCGATTCCTCTTAATTTAATATCTTGCAGTACAGATTCTAATGCTGGAATATTACCATGTATATCTGAAATTACCGCTATTTTATCCAAATGAATCCCTCCATTACTTATAGTTTATTATATCCTCATGTTGTGATTGATACCATTTTGGAATATAGGATGAAAAATGATTATGATCTTCTAAAATTCCGTTCAATCTTTCCTTCATATCATTTACTAAATGTGGCGTGCTTCGGTTTGTCCATACGATATCAGCTGGGAATGTCATTGCTGCATATAATGAGTACAGTTTCCAAAAATGAAGCGACGGTTCGCCTCCGCAATATCCGTGAACTTGTCCAACCGCAAATGGTTTACTTATTCTTGTAGTAAAAATCGCTACGTTATAAAAATCATGTATTGGATCACCAAAATCATATCCACCAAAATCGATAACGATAAACTCCTTATTATGAATCATACTATTTGCTGGATGGAAGTCATCGTGTAAAAAGGTAATAGGGCGATTTTTCAATAATTGTTTATGCTCCCCTACAAATCTTAATACTGGCTTCAAATCAAGGAAGTCTATTTCATAATTTGCTAACGCTTCTACGTATCTTTCGTATTTATTCCATCGAACTGTTTCCCATTTATTACTTGCACTTTCTCTTTCAATTGAGTGAATCCTCTTTAGTACTTCTCCTGCTTTTCTTCCTGCATGGTACTGTTCTTCCACGGATAGCTTCCCTAAACCTTCTTCACCATTTATACCTTGGATCCATTCAAATACTTGAACACATTTATTTATTTGTTCAAGTTTTATAAAATGAATTAACTTAGGCGTTGGAATATGTAATGACTCTAATTGTTTCATATACATATATTCTTCTTGTTTACGTTCAAAATGAACAGCATCACATACTTTCACAAAATATGTTACTCTGTTTTCTAATTCTATTTTATATTTCTCTTCATGTGAAAAACCTTTTGAAATAACTGTACACTTTACAATACGAGGCCATTCTAGTTTACTCTCTATCTCTCTAAGCATTTCCTTCACAACGTTCACCTCTATCAATATATGTACAAACTATGTAACACTTCATGCTCTCGTTTATTTTCACCTTTAAACTCCACTGCAAAAGGATTTTCGCCATTCTTATTCAGATGTTCTAGCACTAGCCCTTCTCCAATCGGCTCACAAAACTGCACATGAATATCTCCAAATACTACACTTTGACACTCGGCATTCCATTTTTCACTTTTCACAACTGAGCTTGTAGATAGCCCCATTACTTCTTTCCATTTCCGCACCGTTTCTCGAACGTTTTTCACTGCATAATGGATCGTTTCAATTTGTTGTACTTTATTTTTATGTTCCGTGATTGTTCCAATGTTACGTAAATCATTTCTTCTTTCTTCGTCCGTTTCATTCCATTGTATAAAGAAAGGTAATTTCGGTCCGTTCTCTTCTTGCTTTACAAATAACATTTTCCATTCTAAAAGGCGACCATCTTTTCTCATACGTTTCCCTTCAAATGGTCCTATCGTATGTAAACCGTGCTTACTAAACTTTACTGCTAGGTCTTCAATTGCATCTGTTCGAATTGCGATTTGCAGCATTCCTTCTCCGTCTTGTAATTTCACTACTGTTTCTTGTACTAATGGATTGTCTGCTTCTTTCGCTTTTTCTTCATGCTGCACTGCTAAAAATTCGATATATGATAAATCAAAATAACATAAACTATTCCAAGTACCCCAATTAATATGCTCTCCACCTATTGCAGTATAAAATCCGTGCGCCTGCATTTGTTTTGCCGCTTCTTCCGGTGTACAATGTACGGCGTGTACTAGATGATCAAATCGCAACATGTCCTTCTCCCCTTTCTCTCCATCCTTTTATTGTATATTTTATTTTTCTTTCATTCAATTCAAAAAACTTTAAAACCCAGTTGATTTATACGATTAATATGTATTATAATGAAACAAATTTAATTATTGCTGATTGGAAAAACCAAAGGCACTTTTCTCATACGGGAAAAGTGCCTTTTTCATTTATTATTACAGGGGGATTATTTATGCAGAAATTAATTGTCTTTGCTATTATCGGATTTTTCGCTCAATTGATTGATGGGGCACTTGGAATGGCGTATGGGGTAACATCTACCTCACTATTATTAATGTTTGGTATCGCACCGGCTGTAGCTTCCGCTTCTGTTCATTTAGCTGAAGTCGTTACAACCGCCGCTTCCGGTGCATCTCATATCAAATTTGGAAACGTTGATAAATATACAGTTTCCAGACTTACATTACCTGGAGCAATTGGTGCATTTGTTGGGGCATGTTTTTTAAGTAATTTACCTGGCGATGTAATTAAACCGTACATTTCCGTTTTTTTATTTACTTTAGGGGTTTATATTTTATTACGATTCGTCCTTCAAAAACAAATTGTTGCTTCAAATAAGCGTATGTCTGCAAAACAACTTGTGCCGCTTGGTTTATTCGCTGGATTCGTTGATTCAACTGGTGGCGGTGGCTGGGGGCCGATTACGACACCCGTTCTTCTAGCAAGAGGAAATGAAGCTAGAAAAGTTATTGGATCTGTAGATACGAGTGAATTTCCTGTTTCACTCGCTGCAACAATTGGTTTCTTCATCTCACTTGGCTGGGAACAAGTAAGCTGGGTTTGGGTATTTGCCTTAATGCTTGGCGGTATTGTCGCAGCTCCAATTGCTGCATGGTTAGTTCGTATCGTTCCAGCACATTTACTTGGGGTATTAGTTGGTGGTCTTATTATCTTTACGAATATACGTACACTGCTGACTACATTTAAAGTGGATCCAACTATTATTTCACTTTCTTACGTGGCAGTTGGTCTTGTCGTTATTATTTCTATTTTCATTGCTGTTCGCAATCATTCCAAGCGTTCTAACGCATCGACAGCCGGATATCCGAATGATCAAAAACAAATGCTACCATAACGATAAAAATACCGCCCGATATACTTCGAGCGGTATTTTTTATTTTTCTATTTTCCAATTAATCATCGTTTCTGTAGCATTTACTCTCTTCATATGTAACTTTTCTAAAACACGAATCGAACTATAGTTATCTAGGAGTGTCTCTGCAATTATTGTTTCTACCTCTCCTGTTTTGAAAGCCCAATCGATTAGTTCTCTTACAGCTTCTGTTGCATAGCCCTGATTCCAATATTTCTCAATAAATCCATAGCCAATTTCTACTGTTTGCTTCTCGTTTGGTTTCCCTTTAAACCCAATATCACCTAAAAAGCTATCATCTTCTTTCC from Bacillus cereus G9842 includes the following:
- a CDS encoding metallophosphoesterase family protein — protein: MDKIAVISDIHGNIPALESVLQDIKLRGIERVVCLGDLVGKGPHSSEVIEIIRKECEGVVMGNWDDFITKPTEFETLKWHQKQLSEEQNDYLRSLPFSIEFFMSGKLIRMFHASPRSLYERIQPHASREERISMFENSELTENIEGERKPDVVCYGDVHQAFVQNFRGKTLCNAGSVGNPLEITQASYLIFEGTYNEKEAASFSIQLVRVPYDIELAIRLAEELDMPEIEEYKQELRTALYRGFKGK
- a CDS encoding aminoglycoside phosphotransferase family protein, coding for MKEMLREIESKLEWPRIVKCTVISKGFSHEEKYKIELENRVTYFVKVCDAVHFERKQEEYMYMKQLESLHIPTPKLIHFIKLEQINKCVQVFEWIQGINGEEGLGKLSVEEQYHAGRKAGEVLKRIHSIERESASNKWETVRWNKYERYVEALANYEIDFLDLKPVLRFVGEHKQLLKNRPITFLHDDFHPANSMIHNKEFIVIDFGGYDFGDPIHDFYNVAIFTTRISKPFAVGQVHGYCGGEPSLHFWKLYSLYAAMTFPADIVWTNRSTPHLVNDMKERLNGILEDHNHFSSYIPKWYQSQHEDIINYK
- a CDS encoding VOC family protein, which produces MLRFDHLVHAVHCTPEEAAKQMQAHGFYTAIGGEHINWGTWNSLCYFDLSYIEFLAVQHEEKAKEADNPLVQETVVKLQDGEGMLQIAIRTDAIEDLAVKFSKHGLHTIGPFEGKRMRKDGRLLEWKMLFVKQEENGPKLPFFIQWNETDEERRNDLRNIGTITEHKNKVQQIETIHYAVKNVRETVRKWKEVMGLSTSSVVKSEKWNAECQSVVFGDIHVQFCEPIGEGLVLEHLNKNGENPFAVEFKGENKREHEVLHSLYIY
- a CDS encoding sulfite exporter TauE/SafE family protein yields the protein MYYNETNLIIADWKNQRHFSHTGKVPFSFIITGGLFMQKLIVFAIIGFFAQLIDGALGMAYGVTSTSLLLMFGIAPAVASASVHLAEVVTTAASGASHIKFGNVDKYTVSRLTLPGAIGAFVGACFLSNLPGDVIKPYISVFLFTLGVYILLRFVLQKQIVASNKRMSAKQLVPLGLFAGFVDSTGGGGWGPITTPVLLARGNEARKVIGSVDTSEFPVSLAATIGFFISLGWEQVSWVWVFALMLGGIVAAPIAAWLVRIVPAHLLGVLVGGLIIFTNIRTLLTTFKVDPTIISLSYVAVGLVVIISIFIAVRNHSKRSNASTAGYPNDQKQMLP
- a CDS encoding GNAT family N-acetyltransferase gives rise to the protein MKLETERLYIVPCTEERIQIANEQGYNSGPHIVGHVKNVKQDAAILPWGAWYVLRKEDDSFLGDIGFKGKPNEKQTVEIGYGFIEKYWNQGYATEAVRELIDWAFKTGEVETIIAETLLDNYSSIRVLEKLHMKRVNATETMINWKIEK